The genome window TATATCATCATacaaaaaaagttttttgattggatattttttctttgtttaagATTTGTGACAAATAAATCATATTAGATTAATGAGTTATGTGCACGCTGAGGTCCCCAAAACCAATTAGAATATTGGCCTATGATTTTGGTTAattttagtaaataaataGACCAAAGTATTtagtttttgtgtgttttgtattttataacTATTAAAGCTGTTGTGTTGTTCTCTTAAAATATACTCCTTAATAAACTAATAAAGCTTGAGGTGTGCTTATGATCTAGGTAAAGCTGTTATCACATGGTTAACGATTCAATTGGAAGACATGATTCGTTGCAGCAGAAGTTGCTGGTGGAAGACAGGATTCAATGTCGATGCTGAAGAAGATTCCTCAGCTGGGAGACTGGATTCGATGtcgatgatgatggtgatggtgatttACCAAGGGCGCCACATGGTTTCTTCGGCTGGCTTGGGGCTGGCGGCGGATTGGGAGTCCTCGTTATCGCTGTGGTATCCCGAGGAGGCGGGGCTGAGTGGGCGTGGGGTGGAGGTTGAAACCGAAGTCTGAACCTGATCAGCCTGCAGCATGCGCTGGAACTCGACGCCCAGATGGGTCATCACAGTCTTGCCCACATCCACACTCATGGCAGGAGTGCAGGCCATCACACGGGAGATCTCGCTGACGGCGTTCATGTAGCCATTCTTGAAGCTATCCATGGGAAGTGGGGAGACCGGCGCCTGCTGCTTGACGACCTGTTTGCGCATGAAGACGAGTGCCGCCTCCAGCATCTCGGCCTTGTCCATTCGCAGGATGGCATCGTCGCCCTGGAACTCGGCCACCAATGTCTTCAATGTGTCCAAACACTTGTTCATGCGGGCCCGGCGCTGGCGCTCCAAAAGGGGCTTCTTCACCTTCAAATAGTGCTGGGTCTTGGAGACGAATGTGGTGCTGTTGTTGCTCTGTGGTGCCATTTTgtaatgtgttttttttttgtgggttGTTTTGGAAGATTTGTAGAAATGTGCTGAGCTGATCTGAACTGCTTGCAGGATGCTGCTCGAATGATGCTGGATTCCTCGACTACACCGGCTTTTATAcccgcagcagccgcagcagcagcagtgtgGAGAAGGTCCTTGCTGGAGGACCTGCTACCTGCGAGCACCGTGAAGATCTCGAAATCTTATTGCTATGCTGTGCGTGCGTGGGAAAGGAAACCAAGGAAATCGTTGTGCAAAGACTGAGTTTTCAGGCTGCTTTCCTTGGCTCCCTTTGTGTGTTTTATTCCTTTCAATTGTCTAGCCAAGGAGTGTGGGTCCTGGCGACGCATTGTAACTGCAATTAAACCGTAAAATGCTGGCCAAGACGTGGGAACGTGGTGCTCAGAATTGGGCCCAATTGTCTGCGACAAACTGATTCGGTTTGGGCcagcaaatgaaaatcaaactCGGTAAAATTGTAATTGTCTTGTTGTGGCTTACTGATCTTTGGATCGCTGAAAGGAAAGAAGGAGGATCGTTTAGATCCTTTAGCCAGTTACATAACTAAGTATGGCATGTTAGAGGTGGATGTAATCATTTTCTCATACACAAAGTACTTAAAATTTTAAGGATTCGTCATCTGCTCATGCACGTAATTATAAAATCCAATTCATTACAAACTAGCACTTAAATATATGTTCTAGTCATGGTTTTTTAGGGTCCCTTCACCATCATCGCTGCCCCATAAATCCTGACCCAATGCTCGCCCGATCCCCATGCACACTCCACTGACAACCCTTAACGCTAACCCCAATCCCCATCCCAGATCCAATTCGAATCCCGAGAAAGTGGCTGTCACCGTTGTTAGGGTCTTGAGGGGTCTCTCGGTTTGTTTTGCTCGATTTTCATATCGTGAGAACCGCTCGAGACGCGTCGTGTGTTTCCCACGCGATGTGCACACCTGCCATTTAAGACGCTTATATGGTTACGATTACAGGCACGGATACACGGAAAGCCAGCGAGACACAGATACTCCACACAGGCAACCACTTGGCCGTAAATACACAGAAGCAACAACCAGATGAGGGCACACATTTATCTGTCGGCACACATTTATTGCGCCGGCGCGACGCTTATTATCAGCCCAAGTAGCAATCGTCGTGTGACTGACTGATGCACTGACGGATTGACTAAACTGCTCGACTGAATGACTGCCGGACAGACTGACTCCCTGACTGACTGGCGAACTGAGAAACCGACTGATTACTGCCTGCTTTACTTTAGTTTTTCACTCTTGTCGCCGTCATTGACgattgtttaatttaaattgccGGCTACCAGTCGGCGGGCTTAATGATTATGGCCGGGCCCAGAGCCAGAGCCAGAGTTGCCATCCAAGTTCCGTGGAACTTGTACGCAATAGTTATTTGTACTTTACGACATGGGCTAATTGAACGAACGCACCCGCAGAAGAAGTTTAACGAGCCGTCTGTCATTGATTGAAGTGGTGAATGGGAGTTGCGGGGACGTGGGGATTTGGCCTGTCAATGGGCAATCAAATCATTAACGTATCCAAGGTGAGTGAGAATCCCCAGTAGCAGTGGCCAGCCAACTGACAGCCACTGGATGGATTTCAATGATCCCATCGCCTGACTTACGTCGTCCGTTCGTGGGCCAATCCTTTGAGGGATTTATGTATGCCGGACCACCAGTTTGTTTGTCAGGTAAATGTCGCCGGCAAATGTTTGCGCAGCCATAAATTAGCCAGACGATAAGTGGACAATTGTTGGCTGACATTAGCTCAGAGCCCACAATCCGTGGGATGCTTAGAATAATTCAGAGTTAGCTTTGTGAAGAATGGTCACTTCCTGGTGTTAATGCGATTGTTCTGGCATTATAATACACATCATGGGAAAAACACCCAAGAAGTTAATGGGAGGGGAGGATCTTCAGCACTTTTACGTTGCAATCAAGTACCGATTTCTcttgt of Drosophila mauritiana strain mau12 chromosome 3R, ASM438214v1, whole genome shotgun sequence contains these proteins:
- the LOC117143320 gene encoding enhancer of split m5 protein: MAPQSNNSTTFVSKTQHYLKVKKPLLERQRRARMNKCLDTLKTLVAEFQGDDAILRMDKAEMLEAALVFMRKQVVKQQAPVSPLPMDSFKNGYMNAVSEISRVMACTPAMSVDVGKTVMTHLGVEFQRMLQADQVQTSVSTSTPRPLSPASSGYHSDNEDSQSAASPKPAEETMWRPW